From the genome of Macrobrachium nipponense isolate FS-2020 chromosome 29, ASM1510439v2, whole genome shotgun sequence, one region includes:
- the LOC135205947 gene encoding clotting factor B-like — MTETESITIAPNYLYVHDDYKTGPNAANSEEHDIALLYLGGTLTFGTTVKPLCMPRPEDYVAEKEVVATGWGVTDYGGNQSNTLQEVGLNLKSPEDCKTLNDNAPETQFITDNMICALGQNKDACQGDSGGPLITLAEDGRWVQLGIVSFGYKCAEPNVPGFYTKLVNYVDWIENVTRSSDC; from the exons ATGACAGAAACTGAGAGCATTACAATTGCTCCAAATTATCTCTACGTTCACGATGATTATAAAACTGGACCCAACGCCGCAAATTCC GAGGAGCATGACATCGCCCTTTTGTACTTGGGTGGAACACTTACATTCGGAACTACCGTCAAACCTCTCTGTATGCCAAGACCCGAAGACTACGTAGCGGAAAAAGAGGTCGTAGCTACTGGATGGGGCGTCACCGATTACG GTGGAAATCAGTCCAACACTCTTCAAGAAGTGGGTCTGAACCTAAAATCTCCAGAGGACTGTAAGACTCTCAATGACAATGCTCCTGAAACACAATTTATAACCGACAACATGATATGCGCACTTGGCCAGAACAAAGATGCCTGTCAG GGTGACAGCGGAGGACCCCTTATCACTCTGGCCGAGGACGGGCGATGGGTCCAGCTTGGGATCGTCAGCTTTGGATACAAGTGCGCCGAACcaaacgttcctggattttacaCGAAACTTGTCAACTATGTAGACTGGATCGAGAATGTGACTCGGTCCAGTGATTGTTAA